Proteins encoded by one window of Streptococcus suis S735:
- the parC gene encoding DNA topoisomerase IV subunit A produces MSNIQNMSLEDIMGERFGRYSKYIIQERALPDIRDGLKPVQRRILYSMNKDGNTFDKGYRKSAKSVGNIMGNFHPHGDSSIYDAMVRMSQDWKNREILVEMHGNNGSMDGDPPAAMRYTEARLSEMAGYLLADIEKKTVPFAWNFDDTEKEPTVLPAAFPNLLVNGATGISAGYATDIPPHNLAEVIDAVVYMIDHPTAKLEKLMEFLPGPDFPTGAIIQGADEIKKAYETGKGRVVVRSRCEIEQLKAGKKQIVITEIPYEVNKAVLVKKIDDVRVNNKVPGIAEVRDESDRTGLRIAIELKKDSDEQTILNYLYKYTDLQINYNFNMVAIDNFTPRQVGLQKILSSYIAHRREIIIARSKFDKEKAEKRLHIVEGLIRVVSILDEVIALIRASENKADAKENLKISYEFSEEQAEAIVTLQLYRLTNTDIVTLENEEAALREQIQTLAAIIGDERTMFNLMKKELREVKKQFGNPRLSELQDQAETIEIDTASLIVEEETFVSVTKAGYIKRTSPRSFNASTLEEMGKRDDDQLIFLQNAKTTQHLLLFTNLGNVIYRPVHELTDIRWKDIGEHLSQTLMNFDTNEEIIFAELVENFEEGTYFAVTKYGQIKRVERKEFTPWRTYKSKSTKYAKLKDAEDVVITVSPVVLDDIMLMTEKGYALRFNIEEVPIIGAKAAGVKAVNLKDEDVVAAAFISNTSSVYLLTQRGSLKRMATEEIPVTSRAKRGLQVLRELKAKPHRVFAAGPVLTDQGDFDLFSTANEDDTTSQILHVQSKTGKLYEVDVTQLSLSERTSNGSFISDTISDEEVFRAWID; encoded by the coding sequence ATGTCAAACATTCAAAACATGTCCCTTGAGGACATCATGGGAGAGCGTTTTGGTCGCTACTCCAAATACATTATTCAGGAGCGGGCCCTGCCGGACATTCGTGACGGTCTCAAGCCCGTGCAACGTCGGATTCTTTATTCTATGAATAAGGACGGCAACACTTTTGACAAGGGTTACCGTAAGTCTGCCAAGTCAGTCGGAAATATCATGGGGAATTTCCACCCGCACGGTGATTCCTCTATTTATGATGCCATGGTCCGCATGAGTCAGGACTGGAAGAACCGCGAGATTTTGGTGGAGATGCACGGAAACAACGGTTCCATGGACGGCGATCCGCCAGCAGCTATGCGTTACACCGAGGCTCGCCTTTCGGAAATGGCTGGCTATCTCTTGGCTGACATCGAGAAAAAGACCGTACCATTTGCCTGGAACTTTGACGATACGGAAAAAGAACCCACTGTGCTACCAGCTGCCTTCCCTAATCTCTTGGTCAATGGAGCGACAGGAATTTCAGCAGGGTACGCGACTGACATCCCGCCGCATAATCTAGCGGAGGTCATCGATGCCGTTGTCTACATGATTGATCATCCAACAGCTAAGTTAGAAAAGTTGATGGAGTTCTTGCCTGGACCAGACTTCCCAACAGGTGCCATTATCCAAGGGGCTGACGAAATCAAGAAAGCCTATGAAACTGGTAAGGGCCGTGTCGTTGTCCGTAGCCGTTGTGAAATCGAGCAACTCAAGGCTGGTAAGAAACAGATTGTCATTACTGAGATTCCGTATGAAGTCAACAAGGCTGTTTTGGTCAAGAAGATTGATGATGTCCGTGTCAACAACAAGGTGCCTGGTATTGCCGAGGTGCGTGATGAGTCAGATCGGACAGGTCTGCGGATTGCCATTGAGCTGAAAAAAGATAGCGATGAGCAAACCATTCTCAACTACCTCTACAAATACACCGACCTACAAATCAATTACAACTTTAACATGGTGGCGATTGATAATTTCACACCGCGTCAGGTTGGCTTGCAGAAGATTCTGTCCAGCTACATCGCCCACCGCCGTGAGATTATCATTGCCCGTTCTAAGTTTGACAAGGAAAAAGCAGAGAAACGCCTTCACATCGTAGAGGGTTTAATCCGCGTCGTTTCCATTTTGGACGAGGTTATTGCCCTTATTCGTGCTTCTGAAAACAAGGCGGATGCTAAGGAAAACCTGAAAATCAGCTATGAGTTCAGCGAGGAGCAGGCAGAAGCAATCGTGACCTTGCAACTCTACCGCTTGACCAATACCGACATTGTGACCTTGGAAAATGAAGAAGCAGCCCTACGCGAGCAGATTCAGACCTTGGCAGCTATTATCGGCGATGAGCGGACCATGTTCAATCTTATGAAGAAGGAACTGCGTGAGGTCAAGAAGCAGTTCGGCAATCCTCGTTTGAGTGAATTGCAGGATCAGGCAGAAACGATTGAGATTGATACTGCCAGTCTGATTGTCGAGGAAGAAACTTTTGTCAGCGTGACCAAGGCAGGTTACATCAAACGGACAAGTCCTCGTTCTTTCAATGCCTCAACGCTTGAAGAAATGGGTAAGCGGGATGATGACCAGCTGATTTTCTTGCAGAATGCCAAGACAACTCAGCACCTCTTGCTTTTTACCAATCTTGGAAATGTTATCTACCGACCTGTTCATGAGTTGACAGATATTCGTTGGAAGGACATTGGTGAACACCTGAGCCAGACTCTCATGAACTTTGATACCAATGAAGAGATTATCTTCGCTGAATTGGTAGAGAATTTTGAAGAGGGGACTTATTTCGCGGTGACCAAATACGGTCAAATCAAGCGTGTGGAGCGGAAGGAGTTCACGCCATGGCGGACTTACAAGTCCAAGTCAACCAAGTATGCCAAACTCAAAGATGCAGAGGATGTGGTTATTACTGTATCGCCTGTAGTCTTGGATGACATCATGCTCATGACAGAAAAGGGCTACGCTCTGCGATTTAACATCGAAGAAGTGCCAATCATCGGTGCCAAGGCGGCCGGTGTCAAGGCGGTTAACCTCAAGGACGAGGATGTGGTGGCTGCGGCCTTTATCAGCAATACCAGCTCCGTCTATCTCCTGACCCAGCGTGGTAGCCTTAAGCGGATGGCGACGGAGGAAATCCCTGTGACCAGCCGTGCCAAGCGTGGTTTGCAGGTGCTTCGCGAACTCAAGGCTAAGCCTCACCGTGTCTTTGCGGCAGGTCCAGTCTTGACGGATCAGGGTGATTTTGATCTCTTTAGCACGGCAAATGAAGATGATACGACAAGTCAAATCCTTCACGTGCAGTCCAAAACAGGCAAACTCTATGAGGTTGATGTGACCCAGCTTAGCCTGTCTGAACGCACTAGCAACGGTAGCTTCATTTCGGATACCATTTCCGATGAAGAAGTCTTCAGAGCCTGGATAGACTAA
- a CDS encoding DUF4230 domain-containing protein, whose amino-acid sequence MKIIKLFFSIKVYLWLVLSFLLLLCGVWGYGYISGEKSNQQEVSVHAAIESVEQVNELVFLNTAVQKIVTAKNYTVLFGQEMPFSEKSALLIIKYKAKFGIKSPVSIEHLSENRYKITLPAFEVIGLELDAEEPYTLYDKSGEILSFATEEIDTAQLITDEFQSVEQEKFLADYQEDIKESAKNYYQNLFSAISPEIQLEFVFKE is encoded by the coding sequence ATGAAAATTATCAAATTATTTTTCAGTATAAAAGTCTATCTATGGCTTGTTCTGTCCTTCCTTCTGTTATTGTGTGGTGTATGGGGATACGGCTACATCTCTGGTGAAAAGAGTAATCAGCAGGAAGTGAGTGTCCATGCGGCTATTGAGTCTGTCGAGCAAGTCAATGAATTGGTATTTCTAAATACAGCTGTCCAGAAAATTGTGACCGCTAAAAACTACACGGTCTTATTTGGTCAAGAAATGCCCTTCTCAGAAAAATCAGCCCTCTTAATTATCAAGTACAAAGCAAAATTTGGTATCAAAAGTCCTGTATCCATTGAACATCTTTCTGAAAATCGGTACAAAATTACCCTTCCAGCCTTTGAAGTCATTGGATTGGAATTAGATGCAGAAGAACCTTATACCTTATATGATAAGAGTGGTGAGATACTGAGTTTTGCGACAGAAGAAATCGATACTGCCCAACTCATCACAGATGAATTTCAGTCGGTAGAGCAAGAAAAGTTTTTAGCAGATTATCAGGAAGACATAAAAGAGTCAGCCAAAAACTACTATCAAAATTTATTTAGTGCTATCTCACCTGAAATTCAACTAGAATTTGTTTTTAAAGAGTAA
- a CDS encoding branched-chain amino acid aminotransferase, giving the protein MTVNIDWENLGFSYMKLPYRFIAHFKNSQWSEGQLTEDAELHISESSPALHYGQQAFEGLKAYRTKDGKLQLFRPDQNAERLQRTADRLLMEPVPTDLFIKACKEVVKANADYVPPYGTGGTLYLRPLLIGVGDIIGVKPAEEYIFTVFAMPVGNYFKGGLAPTNFLIQDKYDRAAPNGTGAAKVGGNYAASLLPGQYAKKQGFSDVIYLDPATHTKIEEVGSANFFGITADNEFVTPISPSILPSITKYSLLYLAEHRLGMKAVEREVLVEELDQFVEAGACGTAAVISPIGGIQIADKLHVFHSETEVGPVTRKLYEELTGIQFGDIEAPEGWIVEVD; this is encoded by the coding sequence ATGACAGTGAACATTGACTGGGAAAACCTTGGTTTTTCTTATATGAAACTACCTTACCGCTTCATCGCTCATTTCAAAAACAGCCAATGGTCTGAAGGGCAGTTGACCGAAGATGCGGAATTGCACATTTCAGAAAGCTCACCAGCCCTTCACTATGGCCAGCAGGCTTTTGAAGGCCTTAAAGCCTATCGTACCAAGGATGGAAAACTCCAGCTCTTTCGTCCAGACCAAAACGCTGAGCGCCTGCAACGGACAGCTGACCGCTTGCTCATGGAGCCTGTACCGACGGATCTTTTCATCAAGGCTTGTAAAGAAGTGGTCAAAGCCAATGCAGACTACGTTCCTCCCTATGGAACTGGTGGTACCCTTTATCTCCGTCCGCTCCTGATTGGTGTCGGCGACATCATCGGCGTCAAACCTGCGGAAGAGTACATTTTCACAGTTTTTGCCATGCCGGTTGGTAACTATTTCAAAGGCGGCCTGGCTCCGACCAACTTCCTCATCCAAGACAAGTACGACCGTGCGGCACCAAATGGAACAGGGGCAGCCAAGGTTGGTGGTAACTACGCGGCGTCGCTCTTACCGGGCCAATATGCCAAAAAGCAGGGCTTCTCAGATGTCATCTACCTGGATCCAGCTACCCACACCAAGATTGAAGAAGTGGGGTCTGCTAATTTCTTTGGTATCACAGCTGATAACGAGTTTGTCACACCGATTTCACCATCAATCTTGCCGTCTATTACCAAGTATTCTCTCTTGTACTTGGCAGAGCATCGTCTGGGTATGAAGGCTGTGGAGCGTGAAGTCCTTGTCGAAGAATTAGACCAGTTTGTCGAAGCAGGAGCTTGCGGAACAGCTGCAGTTATCTCACCAATTGGTGGTATCCAGATTGCAGACAAACTCCATGTTTTCCATAGTGAAACAGAAGTAGGACCTGTCACTCGTAAATTGTATGAAGAATTAACAGGTATCCAGTTTGGTGATATTGAAGCGCCAGAAGGTTGGATTGTCGAAGTAGATTAA